From the genome of Acidaminococcus sp.:
TGGAAGACCAGGCCTGAATCCCTGAAACATTCCAAAAAGAAAGGATGGAACAGTCGTGAAATTTCAGATGTTACACGAAGTCCAAGACCGAATTCATATTCGGTGCTTGTCGAGTAAGGGTTCCTTCCTTCGGCACTTTGACGCACGGCAGGGTGCTGTCATCATGGAGAGCCTGGAACAGATCGGAGGGGTTCGTAAGGTCAAGCTGTATAGTGCGGCCGGAGAAATAGCCGTTTCTTTTGATCCTGCTCCATCTCTTTCGGTTCGGACGGCTCTCGTTGATGCACTGGCTCATCTTGATCCCAATGACCGGGCTTTACAAAAAGAGTACAGACATCAGGCGGATGCTCTGATTTTGAATCGGACCTACCGCAGCCGTCTCATTTCTCTCGTTTCCCGGCATTTTGCCTGCAAGTGGTTTCTGCCCTGGCCCATTCGGATGGTTCGTGCGTGGTACCACACTATCGGATTCATTCGCAGCGGAGTTAAAAGTCTCATGGCGGGAAAACTGGATGTCCCTGTCCTCGATGCGACGGCTATTACGGCGGCTATGCTCCAACGTGATCTGGGTACTGCCGGATCCATTATGCTGCTCCTTGGGATTGGTGATCTCCTGGAAGAATGGACACTCAAAAAGTCAGTTTACGATTTGGCTTCCCACATGTCCATCAATGTCGATACGGTTTGGAAAGTTCTTGCTGACGGTACAGAAATGGCAGTGCCCATTACCAGCATCAGCCGCAATGACTGTATCAATGTGAAAATGGGCAGTACGATTCCCTTGGATGGAATCGTGACAGCAGGGGAGGCCTTGGTGAATCAGGCTTCTATGACAGGAGAGTCCCTGCCGATACGGAAGAATTCCGGCAGTCCTGTTTTTGCAGGAACGGTTGTGGAAGAGGGCGAAGTCGAAATCCGTGTGACGGGAGAAGCGGGAGCGACTCGCTTCGACCGGATTGTCAAGATGATCGAGGAATCAGAGGCCTTTAAGTCAAATCTTGAGACGCGGGCCAATAACCTGGCTGACCGCCTTGTGCCATGGTGCCTCGGCGGAACGATCCTTACCTACCTGCTCACAAGAAATGTGACGCGGGCTATGGCAGTTCTTATGGTTGACTTTTCCTGTGCCTTGAAACTTTCCATGCCTCTCGCTGTTCTTTCAGCGATGCGGGAGTGCAGCATGTACAAGATAACGGTCAAGGGCGGCAAATTTCTCGAAGCCGTGGCAGAAGCTGATACGATTGTTTTCGACAAGACCGGTACGCTGACCATCGCCAAGCCTAAAGTAGCTGATATCATCTGTTTTGGCGGATACGACAGGACGACGGTATTGCGCTATGCGGCCTGTCTGGAAGAACATTTTCCTCATTCTGTCGCTAACGCTATAGTCCGTCAGGCCGCTGAGGAAGGAATTACCCACGATGAACTGCACAGTAAAGTGGAGTATATCGTAGCTCACGGAATTGCTTCGCGGGTCGATGATAAACGAATCGTTATTGGCTCTTATCATTTCATCTTTGATGACGAGCACTGCCGCGTTCCCGAAGGGGAGGAAGAACGGTTTGAAAGTCGTCCCCGCTATTATTCCCATGTGTTTATGGCGCTTAATGGTGTCTTGATGGCCATTATCTGTATCGAAGATCCGCTTCGCCCGGAAGCCCGCGACGTGATGCAGGGTCTGCGCCAGGCAGGGTTCCGGAACCTCGTCATGATGACCGGTGACAGCCGCCGGACAGCAGAAACCGTGGCCGGGATGTTGGGGCTCGACCGCTTTTATGCGGAAGTTCTTCCAGAGGAAAAGGCCCGCTTCGTCAAAGAAGCTAAGGCGGAAGGACATCGGGTCGTCATGGTAGGAGACGGCATCAATGATTCACCGGCTCTGTCGGAATCCGATGCCGGGATCGCTATCGCGGAAGGGGCCGATATTGCCCGTGAAATTGCAGATATCACCATCTCTGAACGGGACCTTCATCAGCTCATCGTCCTTAAACAGATCAGTAATCTGCTCATGAAGCGGGTTAACTTTAACTATGATTTTGTCGTCTCTTTCAATACGGCTCTTATTGCTTTGGGCGTGTTTGGCATCCTGCCGCCGGCGGCAACGGCGCTTCTGCATAACGGATCAACCATTGCCATTAGTCTCCATAGCATGACGAATCTTAAGAAAATGGCATAAGGACGAGTTCGAAGCTTTGTTATCATTTTCTTTGGGATGAATAGCGGCAGGCAGTAAGAATATGTTGATGTATACCCTCTCTATTGGGCTCCCCAGTAAAGAGGGTATATTTATGCGTCAGGAGGGACAATACCGGGAGATTCAGAGTTTTGGATATAAAAAAATAAGGATGCCTCTGCAGAACGCAGAAGAGCATCCATACGTTTGTTTATTGAATAGATCTATGCTGTCACATCACTGCCGCGTTGCCCACTGGTTTTTCAGGTGTTTTTCCATCTGCGGCAGTACAATCCACAGTACAATCGTCTTGACGACAATTCCGACGCCGCACTGAAATAGACGCGGCCATAAAAGAATCTGGAATGACGTATGGAAAAGCACGGTAAGCCAGAACGTGTTGAGCAGCAGGCTGATTCCAATTTGGGTGAGAAGAACAGCGATGAGAATATTTTTGCGGGTAACTCCGCGTTTCAGACAAATTCCGTAAAGGGCACCGTCAAGGAACGAAGAAAGAGTGAATCCCGGAAAATAGGGTCCTACGGGGAAAAGCGTCGCCCCGATAAGATCCCCTAAAGCACCCGTCAGCCCGCCGGCCAGAGGCCCTCCTATGAGGGCAGCGGCCGCGACGGGCAGAAAGCTCAGCCCAATCTTGAGATTCCACGTACGAAGGGACAAAAATCGGGCCAGGATGATTTCCATGGCTACGCAAAACCCAATCATGGTAATCCATTGAACAGGGCGCATCCGGTTTTGTCCCTTAGTCTTCATTATTTTTCTCCTTTTTCTTCCCTGGCCTTGGTGGCAAAGCCCAGCAGGTCAGAAATGAGACGGGCTGCAAGATAGCCTGTCGTGCCGCCTACGTCATCAAAAGGCGGTGCCACTTCGGTCATAACGACACCTTTCAGTTCGGTGCTGCTGCCGACAGCTTCCAGAATATCCACGGCTTCGTCGTAGTTGAAACCACCGAACATAGGGGAACCCGTGGCCGGCGCATAGACGGCGTCCATAGCATCAATATCAAAGCAGACTACAACCTGCGGTGCCAGCTTGAATTCTTTCAGGATGGCATCAATGCCCCTGCGGCGGATTTCGCGAACGGAATAGATGCCGTCGCCGTGTTGTTCGGCTTCCGCAAAATCATCCGGACCGCTGCTGCCGATGCCGCGGATACCAAGATGCAGCGTCCGTCCTACGTAAGGCAGTGTAGCTGCGTTGCGCATGGGAGAGCCGTTGAAGAACTTTTGTCCATCCAGCGGCTTGGTCCAGTCAAGATGGGAGTCGATATGTACAATATCAAACTGCCCGATTCCCTCGAGGCCCTGCAGTACAGGAAAGTCTACGGCGCAGTCACCGCCAAGCACAACCGGCAGCGCATGCTGCTTCTGGATAATCCGGACGGCTTCGCGCAGGTTGTTCATCGTGCTCATAAGGTCACCGGGAATATAATCTACATCTCCACAGTCTACCACGTGCCACTTGGCGGCGTCCATATAAAATTTCCGGCGTTCCGAATCATAGGTACCGCCTTTGCGATAGGAAAATCTCGTGGAACCGAGACGGATACCACGGGGACCGAGGCGGCAGCCTGTTCTGCCCTGGATGGCGAGATCAAACGGAGCACCGAGCACGGCAATATCTGCATTGAGATGGTAGATATCGGTGGCAAGATCGCTCTTGGCAAAAGTAGCAATGCCCGTAGGGGCCATATTCAACGGTTTTTGTAAGCTGAAGTTATCCATAGGAATTCTCTCCTTTTATACCAGAAACATTGTGATGAAGATTTCTTTCATGTTGGCCTCATTATAGAGAAGTGGAATCGGAAAAACAATCTTTTTAGACACTATTTTGCAATTTGTGCACTATAATGAAACTTTTCTTTGACTTTCACAATTTGAAACGGCTATAATGAAGATGTGAAAATCGGATGATGGACTTATTCTGAATACCGTTAACATGGGAGAAAACATGAACGAAACAGATATTGCAAAAACTCAAACTCCATCCGTGCCGCTGAACCATTCTGTGCTGCACGCGGCCAGACTGCTTGAACTCTACGCGGCACAGCGCAAGGAATCCCTGTCACTTACTGAAATCAGCAAGGCTCTGAAGCTGCACAAGACTACCGTGTACCGGCTGCTGCGTACGCTGCAGTACGCCGGCTGGATTGAGCAAAGTGAAAAAAGCGGCCGTTATCGTTTGGGTACGGGTATTTTGCTGGTAGCCTCCGCGGTTTCTGTTCATAATACGGTGCGGGATCTTTTGACGGAGGAAATCAATCACCTGGCTGATCGATTCAATGAAACCGTCGTCGTTTCAACGCTTCTCGGGCATACGGGTATCTGCACAGAAATGGCCCAGTCCCGTCACAGTCTTTCTATTACCAGACAAAAAGGATATGTGGTACCGCTTCATGTCGGTTCTTCAGGGAAAATGCTGCTGGCCATCCAGCCTGAACCTCTGCGCACACAGCTTATTGCGGAAATCTACGAGAATCGGACACAGCAGCGGCTTTTACGGAACCAAATCCTTGCCATGCTGCAGGCCGGCTTTGCCGTATCTGAAGGGGAAGTGGATGAAGGCGTGGCTGCCGTGGCAGTCCCTTTGATCCTGGACGAAAAACGCTATGTCATCAGCTTTTCCGGCCCCGTGCAGCGGCTCAAGGACATCGGTTATGAAGTCCTTCGCGACGGACTTCTCGAAGCTGCTGAACGGCTGAAGAAAAAGGCAAGTCTGCTGAGATAGAAAAAACGAGGGACTGCCGTAATATGCGACAGTCCCTCGCTTTCAGCTCTCTCTTACTCATGAAGAGAGGCCCTTGAATCCAAATCAGTACTTTACAGGAGATACTGCAAAATTCCAAATACAACGCCGCCGCAGACAACCGCGGCTCCCAGGGATTTTGTCTTGACGACGATGGGCGCAATGATGAGCGTGGTAAGGAGCGGAATATTTTCCAGGGACAGGTATAATTCGTTATTTTTCAAGAAGATATCCGGAAAGACAAGGGCTCCGAAAATAGCTGGGGGTACAAAGTGCAGCCATGCCTCGAACCAGTGCGGCAGCGTCCTTTTTTTGAGCAGTGCCATGGGGAGGTAACGCGGCAGGAATGTCGTCAGCGCCATGGCAAGAATGCACAGAATGACATAAGAGTTGCTGAAGCTGGCAGTCAGGCGGAAATCTTTTAAAGCTTCAATCATGGTGACGACCTCCCCGCAACGATAAGAAAGTCATGAGCCCGGACACAAGCAGTGAGGCCAGCACAATGTGCAGTTTGTAGGGAACTACTGTGGCCAGAAAAACGGAAAGCAGGCCGGCACCTATTCCCGTCACAACGAGGCTGCGGCTGCCCATATAGTTGGACCAGATACCCAGGAACATGGCAGTGAGAATATAAGAAACAAGTGCCAGGTTCAGATGTATGAAGGAAGAAAGGAAACAGCCAACCGCGTTGCTGACGGCCCAGGTGGACATACAGAGCAGATTGACGGCCATGGCTTCCCCGGGCTGCCAATCAATCTTTTCTTCGTAAGAGGCAAGATTGACTGCAAAACATTCATCGGTAAGCCCATAGGAAAAAAGCGTTGTGAAGGTATCGGTGCATTTCCGTACGTATGGTGCAAGAGACGAAGTAAACAGGGCATTTCTCAAGCTGACGACAAAGACAGTAAGACCGATGGAGATGAAAGAGGCACCCTGCATCATCATCGCAATTCCGATGAATTGAGAGCTGCCTCCATAAACGAGGACGCTCATGACAAACATGATGCCCGGCGTCAGCCCCGCTTTTTCTCCCAGCATGCCGCAGGCCATTCCCAGTGCAATGTAGCCGATAACGACGGGAGTGATCTTTTTGAGCACGCGTGGTGTAATTGTGATCATTGCATGCCGCAGGCCATTCCCAGTGCAATGTAGCCGATAACGACGGGAGTGATCTTTTTGAGCACGCGTGGTGTAATTGTGATCATTGCTGCACCTTCTTTTGCGAAATGATAGCTGCAAAAATTGCGTTAATTTATTATAACTTATGTAGAAAGAATTTAAAATAGAACGCTAACCTTGCAGCAACTGCCGGGAATAAGTCACTTTTTACTTGCTTATTACCAAATCCTTACGGTAGTCTGCTATACTAATAAAATAAACTGACAAATCGAAAATACTATTAATAAAATAAATCAATTATATTAAAGTTATTAATAGCTGTACATTTTTTAACCTAATGTTTTTATTTATGATATAATAATCGCTGTATTGTTACAGTTTTGATTATAAAGTTTGATTTTTTAAGCATAATTTATTTTCAGGAGTGATTTTATATGGCAACGATTAAACCTTTTGCAGCACTGAGACCTATTCCCGAACTCGTCAGCAAAATTGCTGAACTTCCTTATGATGTGATGAGCACGTCCGAAGCACGTGAGATGTTAAAGGCTAATCCGCTGAGCTTTATCCAGGTGACGCGCGCAGAGGCGGACCTTCCCGAATCAATCAAGGAGGATGATGCCCGCGTTTATGCAAAAGCCGCGGAAAATCTCCAGGCTTATATTGACAACGGACAAATGAAGCAGGATCCGACGCCCTGCTACTATATTTATCGTCAGCAGATGGGGGCCTATATCCAGATCGGTCTTGTCGCCGCTGCTTCTCTTAAGGATTATGAAACAGGAATCATCAAAAAGCACGAGCTGACCCGGGCCAACAAGGAAAAGGACCGCGTGAACCACATTCTCGCGACAAAAGCCCAGACCGGCCCTGTCTTCCTGGCCTATCGGAGCAAGGGTGTATTGAACGCGCTGCTCCTTGATTATATGGGCAATCATACACCGGTTTATAATTTTACCGGCGATGACGGCGTTCGTCATACGCTGTACGTCATCTCCGAACCGCTCACAATCCAGAAAGTGACGGAGCTGTTCCGGCAGATTCCGGCACTTTATATCGCCGACGGTCACCATCGCTGTGAAGCAGCCTATAAAGTCGCTAAAAAGCTCGGCGCTCGTCCGCATCAGACCGGGGAGGAAGCTTATAACTACGTGCTTTCCGTGATTTTCCCGGCACATATGCTGCATATCCTGCCCTATAACCGTGTCGTACGGGATTTAAACGGTCTTACGGATGAAACGCTGCTGGCCAAACTGAGCGAAAAGTTTACCATTTCCCAGGCTGAAAGGCCTGTGCAGCCGGCAAAAGTCCATGAATTCGGCATGTATGTCGGCGGCCGTTGGTATGTACTGACAGCCAAGGAAAAAATTGTGCACGATGACCCGATTGAGGGCCTTGACGTCAGCATTTTGCAAAACGAAGTGCTGAAGCCGGTTTTGGGCATCAAGGACCCGCGTAAGGATTCACGTATTGAGTTTGTGGGCGGCATCAAAGGAATCCAGGCACTTCAGGATGCTGTGGACTGCGGCGATTATGCCGTTGCATTTGCATTGTATCCGACAAGCATGGATCAGCTGATTGCCGTAGCTGATTCCGGCAGGACCATGCCCCCGAAATCGACCTGGTTTGAACCGAAACTGCGGGATGCACTGACGATTCACTTGATTGGAGATGAACAAAATGGCAAGAGTTTATAATTTTGGCGCCGGCCCTTCCATGCTGCCGCTGCCTGTTCTGAAGCAGGCCCAGCAGGAGCTCCTCGATTACCATGGAAGTGGTATGTCCGTCATGGAAATCAGCCATCGATCTGCTCTTTATGAAGAAATCAATACGAAGGCACAGGAAAATATCAAGACGCTGCTCGGGATTGACGACAATTGGGCCGTCCTCTTTCTGGGAGGCGGCGGGTCCCTGCAGTTTTCCATGCTGGCCATGAACTTTTTGACGCCCGGTAAGGTCGGCGCGTACGCTGATACAGGGAACTTTGCCCATAAAGCAATGGTGGAAGCCGCCAAGGAAGGCGAGGTTGCCATTGCCTATTCCAGCAAGGAAACCGGATATGATCGGGTGCCGAAACCAAATGAGATTCAGATGCCGCCTCAGGCAGCTTACTTGTACATTACGTCCAACAATACGGTCTACGGGACGGAATATCGTGAATATCCCGATACGGGGTGGGTGCCGCTCATTGCTGACTGCTCCTCGGATCTTCTGGCAAAACCGCTTCCGATGGAGAAGTTTTCTCTGATTTACGGCGGAGCCCAGAAAAATATCGGTCCGGCCGGTGTTACTGTCGTGATTGCAAAAAAGAGCTTTCTCCGCGGACGGGATGCTAATCTGCCTTCCATGCTGAATTATGAAAACATCATGGATCATGATTCGATGTACAATACGCCGCCGTGCTTCAACGTGTATATCGTGGAACTCGTCACGGAATGGCTGCTGAGCCGCGGTGGCCTGGAATCCCTGCAGATTGCCAATGAGCGGAAGGCTAGAATCGTCTATAACGTCATTGATACGTATCCGGAATTCTATCGCGGCAGGGCTCAGAAAGACAGCCGCAGTATGATGAATGCCACGTTCACGCTGCCGAGTAAGGAACTGGAAGCTCAGTTCCTTGCTGAAGCCGGTGAAGCCGGCATGGTCGGACTCAAAGGACACCGCGTTGTCGGAGGCATCCGGGCGTCCATGTATAACGCTATGCCGCAGGAAGGCTGCGAGCGCCTTGCTGCCTTTATGGAAGATTTTTATCACAAGAACGCATAAACGCTGCAGATTACGGGCCGCTGGTTTCTGTGGGCGTCCTGTGAAAAAATAAAAATGCGCTTTTGGCTTATAGCATATGGCCTGTAGCTTCGTATGCAACAGTGTATTAAGGCTTTTGATTCAGATAAATATTATATAAGACCTGAAATTTAGCAGTTAATCTAAATTTCAGGTTTTATTTTTTTATGTTTGAAAAAATGTCCTGGTCAATTTTT
Proteins encoded in this window:
- a CDS encoding arginase family protein produces the protein MDNFSLQKPLNMAPTGIATFAKSDLATDIYHLNADIAVLGAPFDLAIQGRTGCRLGPRGIRLGSTRFSYRKGGTYDSERRKFYMDAAKWHVVDCGDVDYIPGDLMSTMNNLREAVRIIQKQHALPVVLGGDCAVDFPVLQGLEGIGQFDIVHIDSHLDWTKPLDGQKFFNGSPMRNAATLPYVGRTLHLGIRGIGSSGPDDFAEAEQHGDGIYSVREIRRRGIDAILKEFKLAPQVVVCFDIDAMDAVYAPATGSPMFGGFNYDEAVDILEAVGSSTELKGVVMTEVAPPFDDVGGTTGYLAARLISDLLGFATKAREEKGEK
- a CDS encoding DUF1015 family protein; this translates as MATIKPFAALRPIPELVSKIAELPYDVMSTSEAREMLKANPLSFIQVTRAEADLPESIKEDDARVYAKAAENLQAYIDNGQMKQDPTPCYYIYRQQMGAYIQIGLVAAASLKDYETGIIKKHELTRANKEKDRVNHILATKAQTGPVFLAYRSKGVLNALLLDYMGNHTPVYNFTGDDGVRHTLYVISEPLTIQKVTELFRQIPALYIADGHHRCEAAYKVAKKLGARPHQTGEEAYNYVLSVIFPAHMLHILPYNRVVRDLNGLTDETLLAKLSEKFTISQAERPVQPAKVHEFGMYVGGRWYVLTAKEKIVHDDPIEGLDVSILQNEVLKPVLGIKDPRKDSRIEFVGGIKGIQALQDAVDCGDYAVAFALYPTSMDQLIAVADSGRTMPPKSTWFEPKLRDALTIHLIGDEQNGKSL
- a CDS encoding folate family ECF transporter S component — protein: MKTKGQNRMRPVQWITMIGFCVAMEIILARFLSLRTWNLKIGLSFLPVAAAALIGGPLAGGLTGALGDLIGATLFPVGPYFPGFTLSSFLDGALYGICLKRGVTRKNILIAVLLTQIGISLLLNTFWLTVLFHTSFQILLWPRLFQCGVGIVVKTIVLWIVLPQMEKHLKNQWATRQ
- a CDS encoding heavy metal translocating P-type ATPase; translation: MKFQMLHEVQDRIHIRCLSSKGSFLRHFDARQGAVIMESLEQIGGVRKVKLYSAAGEIAVSFDPAPSLSVRTALVDALAHLDPNDRALQKEYRHQADALILNRTYRSRLISLVSRHFACKWFLPWPIRMVRAWYHTIGFIRSGVKSLMAGKLDVPVLDATAITAAMLQRDLGTAGSIMLLLGIGDLLEEWTLKKSVYDLASHMSINVDTVWKVLADGTEMAVPITSISRNDCINVKMGSTIPLDGIVTAGEALVNQASMTGESLPIRKNSGSPVFAGTVVEEGEVEIRVTGEAGATRFDRIVKMIEESEAFKSNLETRANNLADRLVPWCLGGTILTYLLTRNVTRAMAVLMVDFSCALKLSMPLAVLSAMRECSMYKITVKGGKFLEAVAEADTIVFDKTGTLTIAKPKVADIICFGGYDRTTVLRYAACLEEHFPHSVANAIVRQAAEEGITHDELHSKVEYIVAHGIASRVDDKRIVIGSYHFIFDDEHCRVPEGEEERFESRPRYYSHVFMALNGVLMAIICIEDPLRPEARDVMQGLRQAGFRNLVMMTGDSRRTAETVAGMLGLDRFYAEVLPEEKARFVKEAKAEGHRVVMVGDGINDSPALSESDAGIAIAEGADIAREIADITISERDLHQLIVLKQISNLLMKRVNFNYDFVVSFNTALIALGVFGILPPAATALLHNGSTIAISLHSMTNLKKMA
- a CDS encoding AzlD domain-containing protein; amino-acid sequence: MIEALKDFRLTASFSNSYVILCILAMALTTFLPRYLPMALLKKRTLPHWFEAWLHFVPPAIFGALVFPDIFLKNNELYLSLENIPLLTTLIIAPIVVKTKSLGAAVVCGGVVFGILQYLL
- the serC gene encoding 3-phosphoserine/phosphohydroxythreonine transaminase, producing MARVYNFGAGPSMLPLPVLKQAQQELLDYHGSGMSVMEISHRSALYEEINTKAQENIKTLLGIDDNWAVLFLGGGGSLQFSMLAMNFLTPGKVGAYADTGNFAHKAMVEAAKEGEVAIAYSSKETGYDRVPKPNEIQMPPQAAYLYITSNNTVYGTEYREYPDTGWVPLIADCSSDLLAKPLPMEKFSLIYGGAQKNIGPAGVTVVIAKKSFLRGRDANLPSMLNYENIMDHDSMYNTPPCFNVYIVELVTEWLLSRGGLESLQIANERKARIVYNVIDTYPEFYRGRAQKDSRSMMNATFTLPSKELEAQFLAEAGEAGMVGLKGHRVVGGIRASMYNAMPQEGCERLAAFMEDFYHKNA
- a CDS encoding AzlC family ABC transporter permease, with product MITITPRVLKKITPVVIGYIALGMACGMLGEKAGLTPGIMFVMSVLVYGGSSQFIGIAMMMQGASFISIGLTVFVVSLRNALFTSSLAPYVRKCTDTFTTLFSYGLTDECFAVNLASYEEKIDWQPGEAMAVNLLCMSTWAVSNAVGCFLSSFIHLNLALVSYILTAMFLGIWSNYMGSRSLVVTGIGAGLLSVFLATVVPYKLHIVLASLLVSGLMTFLSLRGGRHHD
- a CDS encoding IclR family transcriptional regulator, whose protein sequence is MNETDIAKTQTPSVPLNHSVLHAARLLELYAAQRKESLSLTEISKALKLHKTTVYRLLRTLQYAGWIEQSEKSGRYRLGTGILLVASAVSVHNTVRDLLTEEINHLADRFNETVVVSTLLGHTGICTEMAQSRHSLSITRQKGYVVPLHVGSSGKMLLAIQPEPLRTQLIAEIYENRTQQRLLRNQILAMLQAGFAVSEGEVDEGVAAVAVPLILDEKRYVISFSGPVQRLKDIGYEVLRDGLLEAAERLKKKASLLR